Within the Kwoniella pini CBS 10737 chromosome 8, complete sequence genome, the region CGCAAGTGGTGAGTTGGCCTACTGATGGAAATATCGCTGATGTTCTTAGTCAATTCCATCGCCTGGGCACCCTATGATCTCGGTCCAATACTCGCTTGCGCATCAAGCGATGGTAAAGTTTCAGTTTTGAGCTTTCAAAGTGAGTTCCGAGCTCATTGACTATATTGACCGATTACTGATTGCTTCACCAGATGACGGATCCACCGATGTCTCCATCTTTCCAGCTCATGGCACAGGAGCCAACGCTGTCTCGTGGGCACCTAGCGTAGTTTCCAGCGCTCCCCCTGCGGCGGGCCGAGCACAGCCAAATCAGATCTCACCACAGAAGCGTTTCGTTACCGCTGGATCAGACAATCTCATTCGTATCTGGGGCtacgatgaagaagctaagaaATGGACGGAGGAAGAAGTCATTAAAGGACACGAGGATTGGGTTCGAGACGTTGCTTGGGCACCTAATATAGGCCTTCCTGGAATGTACATTGCTTCGGCTTCCCAAGTAAGTCATCCCGTGTTCATATGAACAAGACACGCTAACGTCTTTTCGCGTTCAGGACCGTACTGTTCTCATCCACACCCGTCCTTCCCCAACCTCACCCTGGTCATCGACACCACTGCTTCCCAGCTTGCCCGGCTCACAAGATCCGCATTTCCCGGACGCCGTGTGGCGAGTTAGTTGGTCGCTGGCAGGTAACATATTAGCAGTTAGCTGTGGTGATGGAAAGGTAAGCCTCTGGAAGGAGGGCGTGAGTCAAGGCTGGGAATGCGTTTC harbors:
- a CDS encoding protein transporter SEC13, whose protein sequence is MSTALASKPVPVETQHEDMIHDAQLDYYGKRLATCSSDKTIRIFNVVKGEAKGEPVILKGHTAPVWQLAWAHPSFGSLLASCSYDGRVFVWKEVGTGQGKGSGGELQDGWERIKEHTLHTASVNSIAWAPYDLGPILACASSDGKVSVLSFQNDGSTDVSIFPAHGTGANAVSWAPSVVSSAPPAAGRAQPNQISPQKRFVTAGSDNLIRIWGYDEEAKKWTEEEVIKGHEDWVRDVAWAPNIGLPGMYIASASQDRTVLIHTRPSPTSPWSSTPLLPSLPGSQDPHFPDAVWRVSWSLAGNILAVSCGDGKVSLWKEGVSQGWECVSDFAS